Proteins encoded by one window of Lathyrus oleraceus cultivar Zhongwan6 chromosome 1, CAAS_Psat_ZW6_1.0, whole genome shotgun sequence:
- the LOC127085961 gene encoding YTH domain-containing protein ECT4, with amino-acid sequence MASTNGPPPRISPTAAKGTIVGVDGDYADQQPDLSYTSYFQQPGLHKSEDMPYRSSVSPSAGMQYKPVSGSVFAKNYPKSSTLEDQNSSQYAHRTGSLTSRLPKILINARKEMEIQKKAPHLHSNFTAATPTRTYNQTGNFSSFANPRSHVFPHTNYRPNASTNYRPSASTNYRPNVSTNYRPNASTNYRPNGGVSNVNDRVLLSEEFRSGGPEMSKEMTRGPRFHQRSSRPQSSVVKDEFAVTVCRDRYNLPDFQTKYEAAKFYMIKSFNEDDIHKGIKHDVWTSTPHGNKKLNAAFQNAEAKLSETGTQCPVFLFFSVNASGQFVGVAEMLGPVDFKKDMKFWKLDKYNGFFPIKWHIIKDVPNRQFVHIILQNNENKCVTFSRDTQEIGLKEGLEMLKIFKSYQAKTCLLDDFDFYENREKLIHSEKITEQHTSPKQEVYNNDSYYNTMKAREEKTEMHSSGRNEETLVKLTKNLSLNPSVRQGFR; translated from the exons ATGGCTTCAACCAATGGTCCCCCTCCACGAATTTCACCTACTGCTGCAAAAG GAACTATTGTCGGTGTCGATGGGGATTATGCTGATCAACAACCTGACCTGTCCTACACCAGTTATTTTCAACAACCAGGCCTTCATAAATCAGAAGACATGCCTTATCGTTCTTCGGTATCACCTTCTGCTGGCATGCAATATAAACCTGTCAGTGGTTCTGTATTTGCAAAAAATTATCCAAAATCTTCTACCTTAGAGGATCAAAACAGCTCACAATATGCACATAGAACTGGCAGTTTAACCAGCAGGCTACCCAAGATTTTGATTAATGCCAGAAAAGaaatggaaattcaaaaaaag GCTCCTCATTTGCATTCTAATTTTACAGCTGCTACACCTACAAGGACCTACAACCAAACAGGAAACTTTTCATCATTTGCCAACCCAAGAAGCCATGTCTTCCCGCATACTAACTACAGGCCAAATGCCTCCACCAACTACAGACCAAGTGCCTCTACAAATTACAGACCAAATGTCTCTACCAACTACAGACCAAATGCCTCTACGAACTACAGACCAAATGGTGGAGTGTCTAATGTAAATGATAGAGTTTTGTTGAGCGAGGAATTCAGAAGTGGAGGACCTGAAATGTCAAAGGAAATGACTCGGGGTCCTCGGTTTCATCAAAGAAGTTCTCGCCCACAATCATCAGTTGTTAAGGATGAGTTTGCAGTCACAGTATGCAGAGATCGATATAACCTTCCAGATTTCCAAACTAAATATGAAGCTGCCAAGTTTTATATGATTAAATCTTTCAATGAAGATGACATTCATAAGGGTATTAAACATGATGTTTGGACAAGCACTCCACATGGGAATAAGAAGTTGAACGCCGCATTCCAAAATGCAGAAGCTAAATTAAGTGAGACAGGCACGCAGTGCCCAGTCTTCCTCTTCTTCTCG GTTAATGCAAGTGGGCAGTTTGTCGGAGTAGCTGAGATGCTTGGGCCAGTGGACTTCAAAAAAGATATGAAGTTTTGGAAACTCGACAAATACAACGGGTTCTTCCCGATTAAGTGGCATATAATAAAAGATGTTCCAAATCGCCAGTTTGTGCACATCATCCTTCAAAACAACGAGAACAAGTGTGTAACTTTCAGCAGAGACACACAAGAG ATTGGACTGAAAGAGGGTCTGGAAATGCTGAAAATATTTAAAAGTTATCAAGCTAAGACTTGTCTATTGGATGATTTTGATTTCTATGAAAATCGAGAGAAGTTAATACATTCTGAAAAGATTACTGAGCAGCATACAAGCCCAAAACAGGAAGTGTACAACAATGACAGTTATTAT AACACAATGAAGGCAAGAGAGGAGAAAACAGAGATGCATTCGAGTGGTAGGAATGAAGAAACTCTGGTCAAACTGACAAAGAATCTCTCTCTCAATCCCTCTGTAAGACAAGGCTTTAGATAG
- the LOC127115326 gene encoding uncharacterized protein LOC127115326, with the protein MAGEQHSDHSRPLDNYNMDDGPPSHETGARDGHPSTPSPEPQNNGDASHAHNLGAETFHPIPVPVEGDAVMIAMVNALNQAGSMLHQQHERIVALEAERQEARPQPVSRIQQRSEPTKKRGRRSPEPHVGRARARRDGGRAGTSPRRGHSPDNNELSPLRSDEEDLHCPLSRAIMEAPLPKGMEKPPNLAVYDGTTDPDDHVDNVNAMLDYRNDITGHLKCRLFSTTLRKGAMAWYKSLAPESITSWRVMRSMFTRHFTASRRHPKTEATLEAIVQKKNETLRSYIERFNQEAVEVDTTEHMKKYLLERGLLPDSELSRAVGIEPPRTLNELLHKAQAYIRYEEKQVAHNARSGRNAGETEHSKREDTSISRRNGDKRREERPRELREGRGPAGRYSEYTLLTAPRERILAECINSEFKQGRVRFPKPSAPKPHTPKPSAPKPHTDKSKYCRFHRSHGHVTEDCVHLKDAIEILIQEGHLKQYTRKNEAPRRDEPEKKRPREDTPPDNSPYQVALCVSRPEDFFLPEPLPEGKITALSPWENFPATLVISGGGTNGESAALSVKRKFDELLLTAPEQKATLTKYRGKSNPISFFLEELPGGSPNSGIPLLIRAKMAQFDVRRILVDQGSSVDIMYVHLFKTLKLDKTNLAPYVGSDLQGFNGATTRPWGYVELLVTFGEQETAREVKIQFLVVDCPSLYNCIFGRPTLAELTAVPSTVHLKMKYYTKLGRVVTIHGDIEAARRCYDAAVKGQAVVSTKSNCDNKKLKTEDPARGVNAIDLDCRIGLDETEEGRFPKERSLEHPVRPIPDGEFELIPLGDDPERTVKIGKGLPEETREELVACLKENSDLFAWNAAEMPGLDPEIACHKLALDRAAKPIAQRRRKQSPEKAEAAERAVKDLLEANFISEAQYTTWLSNVVLVKKNNGKWRMCVDYTDLNRACPKDAFPLPNIDLLVDNSAGFKLLSFMDAYSGYNQIPMSPADKKHTAFMTPTGNYYYNVMPFGLKNAGATYQRMMNKVFKDEIGDMLEVYMDDMIVKSHEEITHARHLAKVFEQARQCKMRFNPEKCTFGVRAGKFLGFYLTERGIEANPDKCRAFSEFPTPKTKKSIQSLNGVLASLSRFIAKSAQHALPFFRLLRKEATFDWTDECEQALLHLKKVLSQPPVLSRPSEKETLYLYLSVATEAVSAVLIRETDEGQKPIYFTSKALQGPELRYQ; encoded by the coding sequence ATGGCCGGAGAACAACATAGCGATCACAGCCGTCCCCTCGACAACTACAATATGGACGACGGCCCGCCATCCCATGAAACGGGCGCTCGGGACGGTCATCCATCCACCCCGTCTCCAGAGCCCCAAAACAACGGGGATGCCTCTCACGCCCACAATTTAGGGGCAGAGACATTTCATCCCATTCCCGTTCCCGTTGAAGGAGACGCCGTAATGATTGCCATGGTGAATGCCCTCAATCAGGCCGGTTCTATGCTCCACCAGCAGCACGAACGAATCGTGGCCCTCGAAGCCGAACGACAAGAAGCCCGGCCCCAGCCGGTGAGTAGGATACAACAACGTTCGGAGCCAACGAAGAAGCGAGGACGTCGTTCTCCAGAACCCCACGTCGGCAGGGCACGCGCCCGTCGTGACGGTGGTCGAGCGGGAACATCACCAAGGCGCGGACACAGCCCCGACAACAACGAACTGTCTCCCTTAAGGAGCGACGAGGAAGATTTGCATTGCCCCCTATCTCGGGCAATAATGGAAGCCCCGCTCCCCAAAGGCATGGAGAAACCACCAAATCTAGCTGTGTACGACGGGACTACAGATCCCGACGATCACGTCGACAACGTCAACGCGATGCTCGACTACCGCAATGATATAACCGGGCACCTCAAATGCCGACTGTTCTCAACGACCCTCAGGAAAGGGGCCATGGCTTGGTACAAAAGCTTGGCCCCTGAGTCCATTACGTCATGGAGAGTCATGAGGTCCATGTTCACCAGGCACTTTACAGCTTCCCGTCGTCACCCCAAGACTGAGGCGACCCTGGAAGCCATAGtgcagaagaagaatgaaacACTGCGCTCATACATCGAGCGATTCAACCAGGAAGCTGTCGAGGTAGATACCACCGAGCACATGAAGAAGTATCTCCTCGAGAGAGGTCTCTTGCCCGACAGTGAACTTAGCAGAGCCGTAGGGATCGAGCCTCCCCGCACCTTAAACGAGCTCCTGCATAAAGCCCAGGCCTACATCAGATACGAGGAAAAGCAGGTGGCACACAATGCCCGCAGCGGACGTAACGCTGGGGAAACCGAGCACTCAAAACGCGAGGACACGAGCATTTCCCGTCGCAACGGAGACAAACGAAGAGAAGAAAGACCTCGCGAGCTCCGGGAAGGAAGAGGCCCCGCGGGCAGATATAGCGAGTACACCTTACTGACAGCTCCTCGGGAGCGCATCCTCGCAGAATGTATCAACTCTGAATTTAAGCAGGGCAGGGTCAGGTTCCCAAAACCGTCTGCACCAAAGCCCCACACCCCAAAACCGTCTGCACCAAAGCCCCACACCGACAAATCAAAGTACTGCCGGTTCCACAGAAGTCACGGGCACGTGACCGAAGACTGCGTCCACCTGAAGGATGCGATAGAAATTTTAATCCAAGAGGGGCACCTGAAGCAGTATACGAGGAAGAACGAAGCCCCCAGACGCGACGAGCCAGAGAAGAAGAGACCCCGGGAAGACACACCCCCTGACAACTCTCCCTATCAAGTGGCCCTCTGCGTGTCACGACCGGAAGATTTCTTCCTCCCCGAACCATTGCCCGAGGGCAAGATCACTGCACTCAGCCCCTGGGAAAACTTCCCTGCCACACTGGTGATATCAGGAGGAGGAACCAACGGGGAATCCGCGGCCCTCTCCGTCAAACGTAAGTTCGACGAACTCCTACTGACTGCCCCCGAGCAGAAAGCGACATTGACAAAATACCGGGGAAAATCCAACCCAATATCCTTCTTCCTGGAGGAACTCCCGGGCGGATCCCCGAACTCGGGCATCCCACTATTGATAAGGGCAAAGATGGCCCAATTCGACGTACGACGCATCCTGGTCGACCAAGGCAGCTCAGTGGATATCATGTACGTCCACCTCTTCAAGACTCTGAAGCTAGACAAGACCAACTTAGCCCCCTACGTCGGATCAGATCTCCAAGGATTCAACGGAGCAACAACCAGACCGTGGGGATATGTTGAGCTCCTCGTCACCTTCGGCGAACAAGAAACGGCCAGGGAAGTCAAAATCCAATTCCTGGTCGTAGACTGTCCGTCTCTCTACAATTGCATCTTTGGACGCCCGACACTGGCCGAACTCACCGCGGTCCCATCCACCGTCCACCTGAAGATGAAATACTACACCAAATTGGGACGTGTGGTCACCATCCATGGTGACATCGAAGCAGCCCGGCGATGCTACGACGCCGCAGTAAAAGGACAGGCCGTAGTCAGCACGAAGAGCAACTGCGACAACAAAAAACTCAAGACCGAGGATCCTGCCCGAGGAGTCAACGCCATCGACCTCGACTGTCGCATCGGGCTGGACGAGACCGAAGAGGGGAGGTTCCCCAAGGAACGCTCTCTCGAACACCCGGTCCGACCAATCCCCGACGGGGAGTTCGAACTCATTCCTCTTGGGGACGATCCGGAAAGGACGGTGAAGATAGGTAAGGGACTACCCGAGGAAACAAGAGAAGAGCTAGTAGCATGCCTCAAAGAGAACTCCGACCTCTTCGCGTGGAATGCCGCAGAAATGCCCGGGCTGGACCCCGAGATCGCGTGTCATAAGCTAGCTTTAGACCGGGCAGCCAAGCCCATAGCACAGCGTAGACGCAAGCAATCGCCCGAAAAGGCAGAGGCTGCCGAGCGGGCTGTAAAAGACCTCTTAGAGGCAAATTTTATTTCTGAAGCCCAGTACACAACCTGGCTCTCTAATGTAGTCCTCgttaagaaaaataatggaaaatggcgtatgtgtgttgattatactgATCTTAATAGGGCTTGCCCGAAAGATGCTTTCCCCCTCCCTAATATAGACTTGCTCGTTGACAACTCTGCAGGTTTTAAACTCTTGTCCTTCATGGACGCATATAGTGGATACAACCAGATCCCTATGTCGCCCGCAGACAAGAAACACACAGCGTTCATGACCCCAACGGGCAATTACTATTACAACGTGATGCCGTTCGGGCTCAAGAACGCTGGCGCTACCTACCAACGCATGATGAACAAAGTCTTCAAGGACGAAATAGGGGACATGCTCGAAGTGTACATGGACGACATGATCGTCAAATCACACGAGGAGATAACCCATGCTCGACACCTTGCGAAGGTATTCGAGCAGGCGAGACAGTGTAAAATGAGGTTCAACCCCGAAAAATGCACGTTCGGAGTCCGGGCAGGCAAGTTCCTCGGTTTCTATCTCACCGAAAGAGGGATCGAGGCCAACCCCGACAAATGCCGGGCATTCTCGGAATTTCCGACCCCGAAAACCAAAAAATCGATCCAGTCACTCAATGGAGTGCTCGCCTCACTCTCCCGTTTCATCGCCAAGTCCGCCCAGCACGCATTGCCATTCTTCAGACTCCTTCGCAAAGAGGCTACCTTCGACTGGACCGATGAATGCGAGCAAGCGCTACTCCATCTAAAGAAGGTTCTGTCCCAACCCCCGGTCTTATCACGGCCATCAGAAAAGGAAACCCTATACTTATACCTATCCGTGGCAACCGAGGCCGTCAGCGCCGTTCTAATAAGAGAAACCGACGAAGGACAAAAGCCCATCTATTTTACGAGTAAAGCACTCCAAGGTCCCGAGCTCCGATATCAGTAA
- the LOC127115931 gene encoding uncharacterized protein LOC127115931 — translation MVETISREDPPNWYCCAPKEEDRICHHFPGKQFTMYEFAFREAGIRLPFNSFQMSVFKWLRLAPSQLHPNALAFMRAFELVCQFLGIGCTRALFFHVFHLQRSGSRGRHSWVSFKQPVRLFKTYEDSVRHFKNRWYVVMPITRAALHSLYYYQRTPNGEETLMSKIPLRWQRDHFDLSTAHYRVKYAMLGEEDRLAYKKLVDYVQSFSLGFWANRQGVPYLDEAGELITEARYINTKALLECDTEEEALALLSAMPNARDRVLKLANQVGAPDRVPKKKKKTVARPLETAGDAGASPSQAASVIPSSPP, via the exons ATGGTCGAGACCATAAGCCGGGAGGATCCACCAAACTGGTATTGCTGCGCCCCCAAGGAAGAAGACCGCATTTGCCATCATTTCCCGGGGAAGCAGTTCACCATGTATGAATTTGCTTTCCGTGAGGCGGGGATTAGACTGCCCTTCAACTCCTTCCAGATGTCGGTCTTCAAGTGGCTCCGGCTGGCGCCGTCCCAACTACATCCTAATGCTCTCGCATTTATGCGGGCATTCGAGTTAGTTTGCCAGTTCCTCGGCATTGGTTGCACCCGGGCTCTCTTCTTCCACGTTTTCCATCTCCAGAGGTCCGGTTCCCGTGGTCGCCACAGTTGGGTTTCTTTCAAGCAGCCCGTGCGTCTGTTCAAGACGTACGAGGATTCTGTTCGCCATTTCAAAAACCGGTGGTACGTGGTGATGCCGATTACCCGGGCTGCCCTTCACTCTCTATACTACTATCAGCGGACACCCAATGGGGAGGAGACGCTGATGTCGAAGATACCGCTGAGGTGGCAGCGTGATCATTTCGATCTCTCCACGGCGCATTACCGAGTCAAGTATGCGATGCTCGGCGAGGAGGATAGGCTCGCGTACAAGAAGCTGGTCGATTACGTGCAGAGCTTCAGCTTGGGGTTCTGGGCGAATCGACAGGGCGTGCCCTACCTGGATGAGGCCGGGGAACTAATCACCGAGGCGCGTTATATCAATACGAAGGCTCTGCTCGAGTGTGATACCGAGGAGGAAGCTCTGGCGTTATTGA GTGCCATGCCCAATGCTCGTGATCGGGTGCTGAAGCTAGCGAATCAGGTCGGCGCTCCTGACCGGGtgcccaagaagaagaagaaaactgtGGCCCGTCCCTTGGAGACTGCTGGCGATGCCGGGGCTAGTCCCTCGCAGGCGGCGAGCGTGATTCCTTCCTCTCCTCCTTGA